A single Numenius arquata chromosome 1, bNumArq3.hap1.1, whole genome shotgun sequence DNA region contains:
- the CNMD gene encoding leukocyte cell-derived chemotaxin 1: MAEGSEKVPIARAGPDDVEQCLPPAYAAAAPPGPGRLLKAGAAVLIAGALLLLAGAIGAFYFWKATERQVYNVHYTMSINGKVQDGSMEIDAGNNLETFKTGSGSEEAVEVHDFQIGITGIRFAEGEKCYIKAQPKAHVPEVDAMTKASLSSELEDEIMPVRFDENSLIWVAADEPIKHNSFLSPKILELCGDLPIFWLRPTYPKDNQRREMKRSKRQSESNFDTEDLEAAMEEVNTRSPTTQLTRELGHQSNETGPMGQETDETLNPDNPYNQLEGEGMAFDPMLDHLGVCCIECRRSYTQCQRICEPLMGYYPWPYNYQGCRTACRIIMPCSWWVARIMGVV; the protein is encoded by the exons ATGGCAGAGGGCTCCGAGAAGGTGCCCATCGCCCGAGCGGGGCCCGACGATGTGGAGCAGTGCTTGCCCCCC GCGTacgcggcggcggcgccccccgggccggggcggcTGCTGAAGGCGGGGGCCGCCGTGCTGATCGCCggagccctcctgctgctggccgGGGCCATCGGCGCCTTCTACTTCTGGAAAGCCACCGAGCGGCAG GTGTACAATGTTCACTATACTATGAGCATTAATGGAAAAGTACAAGATGGATCGATGGAAATAGATGCTGGAAACAActtagagacattcaaaacggGAAGTGGGAGTGAAGAGGCTGTTGAAGTTCATGATTTTCAGATT GGCATAACTGGAATCCGttttgctgaaggagaaaagtgTTACATCAAAGCTCAGCCAAAAGCTCACGTCCCCGAAGTTGATGCCATGACTAAAGCGAGCCTCTCCTCCGAGCTG GAAGATGAAATCATGCCTGTGAGATTTGATGAAAACTCCCTTATCTGGGTGGCTGCAGACGAGCCTATCAAGCATAACAGTTTCCTAAGCCCCAAAATTTTAGAGCTTTGCGGGGATCTTCCAATTTTCTGGCTGCGACCAACATATCCCAAAG ATaaccaaaggagagaaatgaagagaAGCAAACGCCAATCAGAATCAAACTTTGATACGGAAGACTTGGAAGCTGCTATGGAAGAAGTAAACACTAGATCGCCCACCACACAGCTGACTCGAGAGCTTGGGCACCAATCTAATGAAACAGGGCCGATGGGACAAGAAACCGATGAAACGCTTAATCCAGACAACCCATATAAT CAACTGGAAGGTGAAGGGATGGCTTTTGACCCCATGCTGGACCACCTGGGCGTGTGCTGCATCGAATGCAGACGGAGTTACACGCAGTGCCAGAGAATCTGCGAGCCCCTCATGGGCTACTACCCGTGGCCTTACAACTACCAAGGCTGTCGCACCGCCTGCCGAATCATCATGCCCTGCAGCTGGTGGGTCGCTCGCATCATGGGTGTCGTCTGA